A DNA window from Carassius gibelio isolate Cgi1373 ecotype wild population from Czech Republic chromosome A6, carGib1.2-hapl.c, whole genome shotgun sequence contains the following coding sequences:
- the LOC128015514 gene encoding protein Dr1: MASSSGNDDDLTIPRAAINKMIKETLPNVRVANDARELVVNCCTEFIHLVSSEANEICNKSEKKTISPEHVINALESLGFGSYIAEVKDVLQECKTVALKRRKASSRLENLGIPEEELLRQQQELFAKARQQQAELAQQEWLQMQQAAQQAQLAAASASAAQQAGSSQDEDEEDDM, translated from the exons ATGGCCTCTTCATCGGGCAACGACGATGACCTGACGATCCCGAGGGCGGCGATCAATAAAATGATTAAAGAAACCCTTCCCAATGTGCGAGTGGCGAACGACGCCAGAGAGCTGGTGGTGAACTGCTGCACAGAGTTCATTCACCTCGTCTCATCCGAGGCCAACGAGATCTGCAATAAATCCGAGAAGAAGACTATATCCCCAGAACATGTTATAAACG CCCTTGAAAGTCTAGGTTTTGGGTCATATATCGCAGAAGTAAAAGACGTTCTGCAAGAGTGTAAGACAGTAGCACTTAAACGGAGGAAAGCCAGCTCTCGACTAGAGAACCTTGGCATACCCGAGGAAGAACTTCTCCGTCAACAGCAGGAGTTATTTGCCAAG GCACGGCAGCAGCAGGCCGAGCTGGCTCAGCAGGAGTGGTTACAGATGCAGCAGGCCGCCCAGCAGGCACAGCTAGCGGCCGCTTCAGCCAGCGCTGCTCAGCAGGCCGGATCTTCCCaggatgaagatgaagaggatgACATGTGA
- the zgc:109982 gene encoding retinol dehydrogenase 8 has protein sequence MNQKVVLITGCSSGIGLALAVRLAKDEKKRFMVYATMRNLAKSEALVEAAGRTLGRTLEIRQLDVCDENSIKACVDNLPMRRVDILISNAGMGMIGPIECQSIDEMKTVMDTNFFGLVRLLKEILPGMKMRKSGHIVVISSVMGIQGILFNDIYAASKFAVEGFCESLAVQALRFNLNISLIEPGPVITEFESKVYEEGAKIDLSKADKVTADMFTNIYLKNYNQIFQSLGQTPEDVAEHTFKVITMENPPFRHQTNSLYTPMTTLKYADPNGDLPIETFYKMVFEHDKVFNASLNFLKLLRWRSRKSFTLGKEKNAS, from the exons ATGAATCAGAAGGTTGTACTGATCACTGGTTGTTCTTCTGGCATTGGATTGGCACTTGCGGTTCGTCTCGCCAAAGATGAGAAGAAGAGGTTTATGG TGTATGCGACCATGAGGAACCTGGCTAAAAGTGAAGCTCTGGTGGAGGCAGCAGGTCGTACATTAGGCAGGACCCTGGAGATCAGGCAGCTCGACGTGTGCGATGAGAATTCTATCAAAGCCTGTGTGGACAACCTGCCGATGCGCAGAGTTGACATTCTCA TTAGTAATGCTGGAATGGGAATGATTGGCCCCATTGAGTGTCAAAGCATTGATGAGATGAAAACTGTCATGGACACTAACTTCTTCGGGCTTGTGCGACTCTTGAAGGAGATTCTGCCTGGTATGAAGATGAGGAAAAGTGGCCACATAGTGGTAATCAGCAGTGTGATGGGGATTCAGG GTATTTTGTTTAATGACATTTATGCTGCTTCCAAGTTTGCTGTTGAAGGGTTCTGTGAAAGTCTGGCAGTTCAAGCTCTGAGATTTAATCTGAA TATCAGCCTCATTGAACCAGGACCCGTCATCACAGAGTTTGAGAGTAAGGTGTATGAAGAAGGTGCGAAGATAGACCTCTCCAAAGCTGATAAAGTGACAGCAGATATGTTTACCAACATCTACTTGAAGAATTACAACCAGATATTCCAGAGTCTTGGACAAACTCCAGAGGATGTTGCAGAG CACACATTCAAAGTGATCACCATGGAGAACCCACCATTTCGGCATCAGACTAACAGTCTGTACACCCCCATGACCACCCTAAAATATGCAGATCCAAATGGTGACCTTCCCATTGAAACCTTCTATAAAATGGTGTTTGAACATGACAAGGTGTTCAATGCAAGTCTCAATTTCCTTAAGCTTCTGCGCTGGAGAAGCCGTAAGAGCTTTACTCTGGGCAAAGAGAAGAATGCCTCTTAA
- the LOC128015518 gene encoding gelsolin → MVSHKEFQDAGKVAGLQIWRIENLDLKPVPKQLHGNFFTGDAYIVLHTTSAPSYKIHMWLGNECSQDEGGAAAIFSMQLDDHLGGAPVQYREVQGNESVTFLGYFKTGIKYKQGGVASGFQHVVTNDMNVKRLLHIKGRRAIRATEVNMSWESFNHGDCFIIDLGKDIYQWCGNECNRFERLKASEVAIGIRDNERNGRASLQMIEDGAEPDAVLAALGPKVDIPSGSPDDETTDRSNQKKGTLYVISDAAGSMKTSVVSESSPFKQAMLNPDDCYILDNGVDSKIFLWKGPNATTEERKASMKVAEQFIKEKNYPKNTQIQVMPAGGETTMFKQFFSNWKDKDQTTGPGQAYSIGRIAKVPQVPFDASSLHDNKTMAAQHGMVDDGSGKVQIWRVEAGDRVPVDPSSYGQFYGGDCYLILYTYRQGSREQHIIYTWQGLKCTQDELAASAFLTVKLDDSMGGSPVQVRVTQGQEPAHLMSLFKGKPMVIHTGGTSRKGGQSQAGSTRLFHIRQSSTRATRAVEVEPTASKLNTNDVFVLKSPGGLFLWKGVAASEEEMAAAKHTSSFLGGNAKEISEGKEPAEFWSALGGKKEYQTSKSLQKTVKPPRLFGCSNKTGRLIAEEVPGDFTQSDLATDDVMLLDTWDQVFVWIGNEANEVERNGADKIAKDYVDSDPSGRRGTPVITVKQGFEPPTFTGWFQAWDSKMWETDPLDRIRARF, encoded by the exons ATGGTTTCCCATAAGGAGTTCCAGGATGCAGGCAAGGTGGCTGGTCTGCAGATTTGGAGGATAGAGAACCTGGATCTGAAACCTGTCCCCAAACAGCTCCACGGAAACTTCTTCACTGGAGATGCCTATATTGTCCTTCACACCACTTCTGCTCCATCCTACAAGATCCACATGTGGTTGG GTAATGAGTGCTCTCAGGATGAAGGTGGAGCTGCTGCAATCTTTTCTATGCAGCTGGATGATCATCTGGGTGGAGCACCAGTCCAGTACCGTGAGGTTCAGGGCAATGAATCTGTCACCTTCCTTGGCTACTTTAAAACTGGAATTAAGTACAAG CAAGGTGGTGTGGCCTCTGGGTTCCAGCATGTAGTGACTAATGACATGAATGTGAAGCGTCTGCTTCACATTAAGGGACGACGTGCCATTCGTGCCACGGAGGTGAATATGTCTTGGGAGAGCTTCAATCACGGAGACTGCTTCATCATTGATCTCGGCAAG GATATCTACCAATGGTGTGGGAATGAGTGCAACCGTTTTGAGCGGTTGAAGGCCTCCGAGGTGGCTATTGGCATTCGTGACAATGAGAGAAATGGGCGCGCCAGTCTGCAAATGATTGAGGATGGTGCAGAGCCAGATGCTGTCCTCGCT gcTCTTGGGCCCAAGGTCGACATCCCATCAGGAAGTCCTGACGATGAGACAACTGATAGAAGCAATCAGAAAAAGGGCACACTCTACGTG ATATCTGATGCTGCAGGCTCTATGAAGACATCTGTAGTGTCCGAGAGTAGCCCTTTCAAACAAGCAATGCTCAATCCCGATGACTGCTACATCCTGGATAATGGAGTGGACAGCAAGATCTTTCTTTGGAAAG GACCAAACGCAACCACTGAAGAACGTAAGGCATCCATGAAGGTAGCTGAGCAGTTTATCAAAGAAAAGAACTACCCCAAAAACACACAG ATCCAGGTTATGCCAGCCGGAGGTGAGACCACAATGTTCAAGCAGTTCTTCAGTAACTGGAAGGATAAGGATCAAACCACAGGTCCAGGCCAGGCCTACAGCATTGGCCGAATTGCCAAAGTACCACAGGTTCCCTTTGATGCCTCCAGTCTGCACGACAACAAAACAATGGCTGCCCAGCATGGTATGGTGGATGACGGATCTGGCAAGGTCCAG ATATGGCGTGTAGAGGCTGGGGATAGAGTTCCTGTGGACCCTTCCAGCTATGGGCAGTTCTATGGAGGAGACTGTTACTTGATTCTCTACACCTATCGCCAGGGAAGCAGAGAGCAACACATTATCTACACCTG GCAAGGACTGAAGTGTACACAAGATGAGCTGGCTGCCTCAGCTTTTCTAACAGTCAAGCTGGATGATTCCATGGGAGGTTCCCCTGTCCAG GTTCGTGTCACTCAAGGCCAGGAGCCAGCTCATTTGATGAGTCTGTTCAAGGGGAAACCCATGGTCATCCACACGGGTGGGACTTCACGTAAAGGTGGTCAGAGTCAGGCTGGCAGTACGCGCCTCTTCCATATCCGCCAGAGCTCAACCCGTGCAACCCGCGCTGTGGAG GTGGAACCCACTGCATCTAAACTGAACACTAATGATGTGTTTGTGCTGAAGAGTCCTGGCGGCCTGTTTCTGTGGAAAGGAGTGGCCGCTTCAGAAGAAGAAATGGCTGCTGCTAAACACACCAGCAGCTTCCTTGGAGGAAATGCAAAAGAAATTTCAGAGGGCAAAGAGCCGG CTGAGTTTTGGTCAGCTTTGGGTGGAAAGAAGGAATATCAAACCTCTAAAAGTCTGCAGAAGACTGTTAAACCTCCACGCCTCTTTGGATGCTCCAACAAGACTGGACGTCTAATC GCTGAGGAAGTGCCTGGAGATTTCACTCAGTCTGATTTGGCCACAGATGATGTCATGCTTCTGGATACCTGGGATCAG GTCTTTGTTTGGATTGGTAATGAGGCCAATGAGGTCGAGCGGAATGGAGCAGATAAAATAG cCAAAGATTATGTGGATTCTGACCCCTCTGGTCGCCGTGGCACCCCGGTCATCACTGTAAAGCAAGGCTTTGAGCCCCCAACCTTCACTGGCTGGTTTCAGGCTTGGGACTCGAAGATGTGGGAAACAGACCCACTGGATCGGATCCGTGCTCGCTTCTAA